From the genome of Oryza glaberrima chromosome 1, OglaRS2, whole genome shotgun sequence:
ACCTGAACATACATGTATCACGTGCCGTCAAAACTTCAACAGCACCACAACATCTCATTGTCACAAATCTTACCAATACCTAAGTGACAGGACACTGGAGaagcctcttcttcttcttctcaagTCCCCTTCAAATGCTAGCAATTCCCATCCACCTTCAAACACAGCATCATACAGAACCTGATACTACAAGGAACATTTGCCCTGCTGTTGCTAGCATAGACCCAAGCAAAGCTCCAGCAACAACCTGGAACAAGTTTTAACACCCAAAGAAGTTAGCAGCAtacaaaatagattttttttttttttgagatagcATACAAAATAGTTGGCCATGACTGAAAGAAACAAGAAGATGGTAGCACTGCTGACGAAGCTGCATGATGTGACGATAACTGATAAGCATGGGGTGCTAGGTAAAAGGGGATCTGATGACATTGGCACAGCCAGTTTGTGGTTCAGTTGGTATCCACGTAATCAGCACAATCAATATGACATCGCTTTCGATTGGTGCAGTATAATAAAATGATTAGCGAAAATGGCATTTGAGCAAACCTGGGTTGGAGTATGGCCTAAGAGTTCACGCAATGGTCTTGTTTCAGACAAGGGATGTTCAGAAGGAAGTTCGCAGACTATTTGATTCAACACCTGAATATAGTTAGAAATGAGATACAGTTCAGTATAACTGCACAAACAAATATCTTTCTTCGTGTCATTACAATAGAGGCAAATCTAATACATGGTGTTAAAAGGTGTCTCATGATGATATTAGCatgttcatattgatattaacaCATAAAGAAACAGTAACTGCATACCTCTGCTTGCTTTCCAGCATGTAATCTGATACCAGAAGCATCGTACATAACCTGCCAATCAAGTCACGACAGAAATTATGAACCCTcgagcctcatcttttcgcttatgcttatgcttatcagccaaaatttgaattttcaaccttaaatttgaagttgattttagggtttgttcatcgaagtttatttttcagcctttgcttttagattgctaagaacacgtatataaaagttttattcacaattttttttttcgtttgtaaatatgaaCAAAATCTATGTCCTTCAGtcaataagcgaaacgatggggaCTACATGTTTAATAATAACAAACAGGAAATCAACAAAAACTCTTGCACAATGCCTACACTCAACATCATGGTGTCCAAGTCGAGGCAAGAAATTGAGTCCAAGCAACACCATCAATGCTCGTTGTCTTTGTCAGAACAAAGGAACTCGATTGAACTAATTAAACAGGATACGAGATGGATAACCTACCACACTTGCGAATATTGCTGCTGTCGCAAATAGGGCACAGCCAAAACCATCTTGGAAGCCAATCGCTACAGCTAGTGCTGTAACTGTGGCAGAATGTGACGATGGCATGCCACCAGAACCGATAAGCTGCTTAGGATCCCATCTGTTCTCCTTATACCTTAATTTCAGAACAAACACACATTAAACTTGTTGCAATATTTTCTACATAAAAGGACATAATGAGAACTAAGTCACAAGATACATTGCTCATCTTGCATCAGGCTGATGTCAATGAACAAAATCTATGTCCTTCTACCCGAATTAAGATATAGTTAAGATTTACAATGTGCGCAAAGAAAACTTTTTTATACAAAGAATAAACAATGCTTTTGTATCCTCTGCAATTGGCTCAAATGGCACAACAATCACCATCGAGCTACTTGCTAATCCAAAGTGGAAATCGGATAACAAAACAATGTCAAGCGAGAAAATTCATACCTATAATTTTCTCACTTGTGAAAGGACTCCAATTTCTCAAATGCACACAATAACATGTCAAATTGTCGATTGTAGTCTAGCCATGAATAAAACGCACATTAAATCTAAGCAAATCTAAATGGCACCTATTCTCCTTTAAACGGTTCTTAAACCGAAGAGATCACCGGCAATTCCTTTGCCCCCCATCTCAAATTCCCCGAAATCATTCGATAATAAATCTATACGGAATCCTAACATTCTCAATTCCACCATTCTTCTAagcaagcaaaaagaaaaaaaagaatcgaaACCGATTGTTCTGACGGCCGGATCAGATCTCCGGGAGAGGAAACCGGAGTTCCACCGAACATCATCCGAATCCCCCCATGAGATTCGAATTGAGgtcgcgaggaggagggggcagaGGGCGTACGAACCGGGTGACGAAGAACTTGATGGACTGCGCGACGGCGAAGCCCAgcaaggcggcgacgagggggTAGTTGTGGAAGACGGCGAAGTAGGAGAATCCcgcggaggaggcgccgccatcaccaccaccgtcgtcgcccaTGGCTCTCCCTTCTCCTTCCCACCCCCCAAGGTGCgtcccttccctccctccttccttccctctcCTCGCCTAATCCCGGgtcttccctcccctcccctccccaactATATTTATAgcccacctcacctcacctcacctcctccCTAAAATGcttcctccttctctctcctctgcaccaATGGCGATCTTGCtccgctcgatcgatcgccggaTTCGAGATTTCTTTGCTGCAACCGTTGCCTTCCCTACCGGACTGTCTCCCTCTCCTCGCTCTCTCTAGCTTGCAGAAAACTACTACTCTCTCTTTCGGAGTACCTCGTGGACATGAAGGAATCGGAATTTGGAGGGGGGAGCATGGAGAAGAATATGCCGAGGAAGAAGCAAGTTGCGGCTGCTTGTATTATGGATGATGAATTATTGGCGcgcttttatttatttatttatttatttttatttttttgtccgtgctgctgcggcggcggtagaTCCGGGCTTGGTTCGCGccgcaaaaaataaaattggcgGAATTTACCGCCACGCCAATATGGTGAATCTGTGGGTGGGTGTGCAAAAACAGTTTAAATTCAACCGAAAAAAATCTATTATGATTTCAGAATTGTCGAAAAATGTTGCTGTCTAGCCCATAGTTTACTCTACTGACAGTTTAAAATACAATAATTTTCTTAACTATGTTTTTTTCTCGAACGCAATTTTCTTAACTATGTGAGTAATTAAGCGATTAACAAGACCTGCATGGTGGCGATTCGTGTAAGGGACATTTTACGAGcggccattttttttttggcacaaacTTTTGCAGTTACGCAACGAAGAGCAACTTACACAAAGCTTCACGTATAAAACAGACTGCCAGATTAATTAATATCCTAATGGCGCAATAATCATAACAAATGTAGACGTAGTTAACCCGTCTGGTGTTGATCAGGTCCACAAACCATAGATTAGCCAATAAACGAGGAGTTCAGATGAAGAACGCCAAAGTCAGGTCAACGAAGACAATGCcagatcttttttttccccttttatgTTGCTTCATTTTTTCCCCAGTTGGAGAGGGTTGACTTATGTTTTCTGCATTAATCCACATAGCCTGCTATTAATCCAAGCAATCATCCTGTAATTGCAGATTTgcagagcttttttttttaagctgtGAAGTGGAGTTCACGGTGGATTTTCCATGCTAAAGTCAGTCAATTTGGATTGCTCTGACTTAGACTTTGAAATTGTTGGCTAAACTCCTCTTTCACTTTCCAATACCAACTGAATTTTGCATTCTTCAGAAAACCATCACACATAAAATTGCCAAAATTACAGCTTTGAACAGGTGACCAAGCAAACAGCATAGCCTCTAGCAGTCTAGCTTCAACTGTGGCTTCATCCAGGCCTATGCCAGGCAAAGCATATTGCTGGTCTATCATCAACAGTGTTACATCTCCTACAAAATTTGCACATACAACACCCAAAAAAAGAGCTACTATGTCTAAATCATAGTGTGCCTAACATTCTAACCTGTCATTTTGTGATGAAACACCGATTGTGTGGCGCCTGGGGATCCATCATCTTCTTCAAGTCAAGGTCCATCTCATCCTCATACTTCTCGTCCTCCTCCTGTGGCTCCGATGCCTTCCTCTGCCTCTCCCTGGCTTCAGCGGCTTCCATCCGCACCTTCTGCCGGACATAGTCGTCGTACGACATCTCGCACCATTTCTTCGCGTCTCCGATAACCTGCTGGTTGTGAagctccacctccctctctagCTTGGTCTTCTCGGTGTTCTTGGGCTCTCCCCAGTAGTCGTAGCGGTACATAGGCTTACTCGGGTCGTAGTAATCTTTGCCATAAACTTCGGTCTCATCCACGTCATATCGCCCAGGTTCGTCAACAGGAAGCCCAAATGCTTTACGGCTGCCAATTTTTGAGTTAGTGGATATACATTCGGTGGCATCAAATTTGTAGCAGTAGTAACATTAGTTGCAATTACCAGCATATGTCTCTGATAAGAGCTTCCCGCTCTTCGAAAGAACGGCGCCATTGCATTAGATCGTACTCATCCATTTCTTTGTTTCGTCGGAGCTTCCCTACTTTGTAttcctctcctctttcctcTGCTTCCtttcttagtttttttatcAGCTGCAGAAATTAAACTTCAGTATGTTGAAAGGAAATAGTGAGTGATCAATAAAGAATTGTCCTCGCTATGAGGGAAAGGGTACCTGACGCTCAGCACGAGCGGCATCCAGATCAAGCTCCTTGATATCTATATTCTAACAGAAGAGTTCAGAACACAACCAGAATGTCATTGGGGGATCATtgtactgtaaaaaaaaacaccctacGATAATTGAAAGCTAGTAATCAGTAGCTACGTATGACTGCGTACCACAACTTCCTTTTTCAGCAGTGTGTCTTTGAAATACCCTTCAGTATGTTGAACTCTATTTTCTTCATGAACAATGGAACTATCAACTGTGGACTCATATGTCGTATCCTTGAATTTATCTGGATTTTCCTCCTCATGGTCTAAAATCATTTGCTCTGCATTATGCCACAGCCAAAGctgcaaacaaaaaaaggaTCAATTTAATACAGGAATAGAAGGAAACAAGGCATGAAAGCTGCCAGAGGATGCTTATATAGGTGGCGAGAGGCATGATAAGCATGTTATCATTTGAGACATGGTCAAGAGATACCGTTTCAACAAAGGGGTGGTCTGATACCAAAGGTTCTTTCTCCATATCTTTCAAAGGTTTTTT
Proteins encoded in this window:
- the LOC127752668 gene encoding uncharacterized protein LOC127752668, encoding MGDDGGGDGGASSAGFSYFAVFHNYPLVAALLGFAVAQSIKFFVTRYKENRWDPKQLIGSGGMPSSHSATVTALAVAIGFQDGFGCALFATAAIFASVVMYDASGIRLHAGKQAEVLNQIVCELPSEHPLSETRPLRELLGHTPTQVVAGALLGSMLATAGQMFLVVSGSV